One window of Parasegetibacter sp. NRK P23 genomic DNA carries:
- the glpK gene encoding glycerol kinase GlpK, with product MEKYILSLDLASSTAGATLVNRDGKVLARVQKDFEKYYPRPDWIEFDPGELWYSQLDAAREVIKDAAIAPENIAAIGIANQRETTIVWDRETGKPIYNAIAWQDKRSAEICDQLHYQGMSEMIREKTGLILDAYFSASKIQWIINEVPGAKRKAEEGKLAFGTIDSWLVWKLTGGKQHITDVTNASRTLLFNIHTQQWDQELCRLFSIPMLMLPKVVDCDEVVAETEPNLLGAAIPIAGIAGDQHASLFGHACFEPGSIKNTYGSGCFLLMNTGEQPILSRNNLVTTIAWKIGGKTTYALEASVFGGSSTFRWLRDGLGIIDTTAEVEQLAQTETDNGGVYFVPAFSGLGSPYWDPYAKGMIIGISRGTTAGHIARASLEGVALGICDAVAALEKENGYAVTELKVDGSSVAYDLLLQLQTNLLQRPVVKPGFVSQSALGAAYLAGLAVGVWEHIDTIKAFYSVEKKYVPAENGPDLQNIHRYWKKAIARVQRWEF from the coding sequence ATGGAAAAATATATTCTTTCTCTGGATCTGGCTTCTTCCACCGCGGGCGCAACCCTGGTGAACAGGGATGGTAAGGTACTGGCCCGTGTACAGAAGGATTTTGAAAAGTATTACCCGCGCCCCGACTGGATCGAATTCGATCCGGGAGAGCTCTGGTACTCCCAACTGGATGCCGCGCGCGAAGTAATCAAAGATGCCGCCATCGCACCTGAAAATATCGCCGCCATCGGTATCGCCAACCAACGTGAAACCACCATCGTATGGGACCGTGAAACAGGCAAACCCATTTACAACGCCATTGCCTGGCAAGACAAACGAAGCGCTGAAATATGCGACCAGTTGCACTACCAGGGCATGAGTGAAATGATCCGCGAGAAAACAGGACTCATCCTCGACGCTTATTTCTCCGCCAGCAAAATACAATGGATCATCAACGAAGTACCCGGCGCCAAACGAAAGGCGGAAGAAGGAAAACTGGCATTCGGAACCATAGACTCCTGGCTGGTATGGAAACTGACGGGCGGCAAACAACACATCACCGATGTAACGAATGCTTCGCGCACCTTGCTGTTTAATATTCATACCCAGCAATGGGACCAGGAACTTTGCAGGCTCTTCTCCATCCCCATGCTCATGCTCCCCAAAGTGGTGGATTGCGATGAAGTGGTGGCTGAAACAGAACCTAATTTACTGGGCGCCGCTATCCCCATCGCGGGCATCGCCGGCGACCAGCACGCGTCGTTGTTCGGACACGCGTGTTTTGAACCTGGCAGCATCAAGAATACATACGGCTCCGGCTGCTTTCTGCTCATGAATACGGGGGAACAACCGATTTTATCCAGGAACAACCTCGTAACGACGATCGCCTGGAAGATCGGAGGAAAAACAACCTATGCCCTGGAAGCAAGTGTGTTCGGCGGAAGTTCCACCTTCCGCTGGCTCCGGGATGGATTGGGCATCATCGATACCACCGCCGAAGTGGAACAACTCGCGCAAACCGAGACCGATAACGGCGGTGTCTATTTTGTACCCGCTTTCAGCGGACTGGGGTCCCCTTACTGGGATCCCTATGCGAAAGGCATGATCATCGGCATCAGCAGGGGCACGACGGCCGGGCATATCGCACGCGCCAGCCTGGAAGGCGTGGCGCTGGGGATTTGTGACGCGGTGGCCGCACTTGAAAAAGAGAATGGCTATGCCGTTACGGAACTAAAGGTGGATGGCTCTTCTGTGGCGTACGACCTGTTGTTGCAACTACAGACCAATCTCTTGCAACGCCCCGTGGTAAAACCGGGATTCGTTTCGCAAAGTGCCCTGGGCGCGGCTTATCTCGCAGGACTCGCCGTAGGCGTTTGGGAGCATATAGACACCATCAAAGCTTTTTACTCCGTCGAAAAAAAATACGTCCCGGCTGAAAACGGCCCCGATCTCCAGAACATACACCGTTACTGGAAGAAAGCAATCGCCAGGGTACAGCGCTGGGAGTTTTAG
- a CDS encoding PadR family transcriptional regulator: MSENPNYFLTRWQSQLKKGLFEYIIMLLLQKKERYGYELISDIKGQFDMDIADGTIYPLLNRLKKEKIVESRWVEMEEGIPRKYYQLTDLGKQQLEEMYGYLGELMRAISELKS, from the coding sequence ATGTCGGAGAACCCAAACTATTTCCTGACCCGTTGGCAATCTCAGCTCAAAAAGGGATTGTTCGAATACATTATCATGCTGTTGCTCCAGAAGAAAGAACGGTACGGTTATGAACTCATCAGCGATATAAAGGGCCAGTTCGATATGGATATAGCGGACGGCACCATTTACCCGTTGCTGAACCGGTTGAAAAAAGAAAAGATCGTGGAATCGCGTTGGGTGGAAATGGAAGAAGGTATTCCCCGTAAATACTACCAGCTTACCGACCTGGGTAAGCAGCAACTGGAAGAAATGTACGGCTATCTCGGCGAACTCATGCGCGCCATCAGTGAACTCAAAAGTTAA
- a CDS encoding YgcG family protein, with the protein MMKKLLLICLLCWMGTAALLAQDIPKRPTPPRLVNDLAQVMTPDQVATLEAKLVAYDDSTSNQIAIVTVKSLGGYEIEEYALKILRDWGVGNKATNNGIVIVAAIDDRKIRIETGYGLEGAVPDITAKQIIDNDITPAFREGNFYRGFDHAAESIMKAAAGEYKAPAEYRDRKRTKERGIGGGAIVLAVIIIIISLISRGGGGGGMMSRRGYRGWNGPVFMDWGGFGGGGRSGGGGWSGGGGGFGGFGGGSGGGGGASGSW; encoded by the coding sequence ATGATGAAGAAACTCCTGCTGATATGTTTGCTCTGCTGGATGGGAACCGCCGCGCTCCTGGCGCAGGATATTCCTAAAAGGCCCACCCCACCCAGGTTGGTGAACGACCTGGCGCAGGTGATGACGCCCGACCAGGTGGCCACACTGGAAGCGAAACTCGTAGCCTACGACGATAGTACCTCTAACCAGATCGCTATCGTGACCGTGAAAAGTCTCGGCGGATACGAAATTGAAGAGTACGCATTGAAGATTCTCCGCGACTGGGGCGTGGGCAACAAAGCCACCAACAACGGAATCGTGATCGTCGCGGCTATTGATGACCGTAAGATCAGGATCGAAACGGGCTACGGGCTGGAAGGCGCTGTACCCGATATCACCGCCAAACAGATCATCGACAACGATATCACCCCCGCGTTCCGGGAAGGAAATTTTTACCGGGGGTTCGACCATGCGGCTGAATCCATTATGAAGGCTGCCGCCGGGGAGTACAAGGCACCCGCCGAATACAGGGACCGGAAGCGCACGAAAGAACGCGGCATAGGTGGCGGAGCCATCGTATTGGCGGTAATCATCATTATCATCAGCCTGATCTCCAGGGGAGGTGGCGGCGGCGGTATGATGTCGCGCCGTGGATACCGTGGCTGGAACGGGCCCGTGTTCATGGACTGGGGTGGTTTTGGCGGCGGCGGACGAAGTGGCGGTGGCGGCTGGTCAGGCGGTGGCGGAGGATTCGGCGGCTTCGGCGGAGGAAGTGGTGGCGGTGGCGGAGCCAGCGGCTCGTGGTAA
- a CDS encoding TPM domain-containing protein → MSLFSFSKKKELIPASEQQPILEAIKWAEQKTSGEVRVYIESHCRFVNPIDRALEVFHGLKMHETKDRNAVLVYIALKDHQLAVYGDKGIHEKVGDDYWRREVDKMIAAFNGENIANGIAAVVTDIGDALHTHFPYDSDTDKNELPDEIVFGH, encoded by the coding sequence GTGTCGCTATTCTCTTTTTCAAAGAAGAAAGAACTTATTCCCGCATCGGAACAACAACCGATCCTGGAAGCCATTAAATGGGCCGAACAGAAAACCAGCGGTGAAGTGCGCGTGTACATTGAATCGCATTGCCGTTTCGTGAACCCGATCGATCGTGCCCTGGAAGTGTTCCACGGATTGAAAATGCACGAAACAAAAGACCGCAACGCGGTGCTGGTGTACATCGCATTGAAGGACCACCAGTTAGCTGTTTACGGCGATAAAGGCATTCATGAGAAAGTAGGAGACGACTACTGGCGCAGGGAAGTGGACAAAATGATCGCCGCTTTCAATGGCGAAAACATCGCGAACGGCATTGCCGCCGTAGTAACCGATATCGGGGATGCCCTGCACACGCACTTCCCTTATGACAGCGACACCGATAAAAATGAACTGCCCGACGAAATCGTCTTCGGGCACTGA
- a CDS encoding LemA family protein — protein MKTKSLVLIGIAAVLLILAGCGCNGYNSLVQQDEVVKNKWANVQSDYQRRADLIPNLVNTVKGEADFEKTTLQNVIDARARATQMRVDPADLTPEKLKEFQAAQGQLSQALGRLLMVTENYPNLRANDAFRNLQAQLEGTENRIKVARNDFNEAVRAYNTKARSFPTNIFAGMFGFTPKEGFAAEAGSERAPEVKF, from the coding sequence ATGAAGACTAAATCATTGGTTCTAATTGGAATAGCTGCTGTTTTATTGATCCTGGCCGGATGTGGTTGCAACGGATACAATTCCCTGGTGCAGCAGGATGAAGTGGTAAAAAATAAATGGGCAAACGTACAGAGCGACTACCAGCGTCGTGCTGACCTCATTCCCAATCTCGTGAATACAGTGAAAGGAGAAGCGGATTTTGAAAAGACCACCTTGCAAAATGTGATTGATGCAAGAGCAAGGGCAACGCAAATGAGGGTTGATCCCGCTGATCTTACACCTGAGAAATTAAAAGAGTTCCAGGCGGCACAGGGACAACTGTCCCAAGCGCTCGGCAGGTTGCTGATGGTAACTGAAAACTATCCTAACCTCAGGGCCAACGATGCGTTCCGCAACCTGCAGGCTCAGTTGGAAGGAACAGAGAACAGGATCAAAGTGGCAAGAAATGATTTCAACGAAGCGGTAAGGGCTTACAATACGAAGGCGCGTTCTTTCCCCACAAATATATTCGCGGGCATGTTCGGCTTCACACCCAAAGAAGGATTCGCTGCGGAAGCCGGAAGTGAAAGAGCGCCTGAAGTTAAATTCTGA
- a CDS encoding type I glyceraldehyde-3-phosphate dehydrogenase gives MKIAINGMGRIGRLLFRRLIEEPGIELVAINDIMPRENLLYLLKYDSVYGTSPLDMLALNETLVINAKPIELLSEPDALKLPWKSLGVDLVIECSGVYTKKEKAALHLEAGAKHVLLSTTGDTDVPLLIHGYNHDEWRPEDKIVSPGGCMTNSSTPVLDILESAIGIESVQLNFLHSYTSRQQLVDAPHHDFRRGRAAAESIIPVEIDQAATLERLIPSLKGKIAAVSTRVPVANGAMADISVVLKNKISREQIHAIFEEEANAKYKGVLAVNHEQLVSLDFKGNTHSCVVDATLTSIVGNHLKLIVWFDNEYGFTSRMIDWVRTIGGMNALA, from the coding sequence ATGAAGATCGCCATCAATGGAATGGGCCGCATCGGGCGCCTCCTGTTCCGTCGTTTGATTGAAGAACCAGGCATTGAACTTGTTGCCATCAACGATATTATGCCCCGGGAAAACCTGCTCTATCTCCTGAAATACGATTCCGTTTACGGTACTTCGCCGCTGGATATGCTCGCGCTGAACGAAACACTCGTCATCAACGCAAAACCAATCGAACTGCTCAGTGAACCGGATGCTTTAAAGCTGCCCTGGAAAAGCCTGGGTGTAGACCTCGTGATAGAATGTTCCGGTGTGTACACAAAAAAGGAGAAAGCCGCCCTGCACCTGGAAGCGGGGGCAAAACACGTGCTGCTTTCCACCACCGGAGATACGGATGTGCCACTGCTCATACACGGCTACAACCACGATGAATGGCGGCCGGAAGACAAAATCGTTTCCCCCGGTGGCTGCATGACCAATAGTTCCACACCAGTACTCGATATCCTGGAATCCGCGATCGGGATTGAGTCGGTACAACTCAATTTCCTGCATTCCTACACTTCCCGTCAGCAGCTTGTGGATGCTCCGCACCACGATTTCAGGAGGGGCAGGGCCGCCGCCGAATCCATTATCCCAGTGGAGATAGACCAGGCCGCTACGCTGGAAAGGCTGATCCCCTCCCTGAAGGGGAAGATTGCCGCCGTTTCCACCCGCGTGCCCGTTGCGAATGGCGCTATGGCCGATATCAGCGTGGTGCTCAAGAACAAAATCTCCAGGGAACAGATCCACGCCATCTTTGAAGAAGAGGCGAATGCCAAATACAAAGGCGTGCTGGCCGTGAACCATGAACAACTCGTTTCCCTCGATTTCAAAGGGAACACCCATTCCTGTGTGGTGGACGCCACACTCACTTCCATCGTGGGCAACCACCTTAAACTTATCGTGTGGTTTGATAACGAATACGGTTTCACCAGCCGGATGATCGACTGGGTACGCACCATTGGCGGAATGAACGCTTTAGCTTAA
- a CDS encoding DUF3472 domain-containing protein yields the protein MKRFCILSVVLGLFAVLPMAANAHFFADSIVVPLGGNTWATNAKQQRGLISNNGIKGWSDDAVVFNTYVRINTAGELSIQLNGNTSAESRLRITVNNSAKEIEWKAGMQKVDAGYWKLTRPGYYAISLQGLKKKGDAYPSLAAYTLSGTAAQTAPDYVSTNEGNYFYWGRRGPSVHLSYPFPDSIKAEYFYNEVTVKPGNDVIGSYYMANGFGEGYFGMQVNSATERRILFSVWSPFQTDDPKAIPEDQKIVLLKKGEGVHTGEFGNEGSGGQSYLRYNWITGNTYKFLLKGVPDGPEHTIYTAWFFAPEKNNWQLIASFRRPKKSTYLTRFHSFLENFSPDQGDKERKVEFNNQWIRDNKGQWHELTHARFTGDNTARKGYRMDYGGGVAGNVFFLRNCGFFTDNTALDASFSRKAGGKKPVGLPE from the coding sequence ATGAAACGCTTTTGTATATTGTCTGTCGTTTTGGGCCTGTTCGCCGTTCTTCCCATGGCGGCGAACGCCCATTTTTTTGCTGACTCCATTGTTGTGCCGTTGGGAGGAAATACCTGGGCCACCAACGCGAAGCAACAGCGGGGCCTTATTTCCAATAATGGCATAAAAGGCTGGAGCGACGACGCGGTTGTATTCAATACCTATGTCAGGATCAACACTGCTGGGGAACTTTCCATCCAGCTGAACGGAAACACATCTGCTGAATCCCGTTTACGCATTACCGTGAATAATTCGGCAAAAGAAATTGAATGGAAAGCGGGAATGCAAAAAGTAGATGCGGGATACTGGAAACTCACCAGGCCAGGGTATTATGCCATCAGTTTACAGGGACTTAAAAAGAAGGGTGATGCCTATCCTTCATTGGCTGCTTACACTTTATCCGGCACCGCGGCTCAAACTGCGCCCGATTATGTATCCACCAACGAGGGAAATTATTTTTACTGGGGAAGAAGAGGGCCATCGGTGCACCTCAGTTACCCTTTTCCTGATTCCATCAAGGCCGAATACTTTTACAACGAAGTAACCGTGAAGCCCGGTAATGATGTGATTGGCTCTTACTATATGGCCAATGGCTTCGGAGAAGGATATTTCGGGATGCAGGTGAACAGCGCTACGGAACGCAGAATACTGTTTTCCGTATGGAGTCCGTTCCAGACCGATGATCCGAAGGCGATCCCGGAAGACCAGAAAATTGTATTGCTAAAGAAAGGAGAGGGTGTGCATACCGGCGAATTCGGCAACGAAGGATCCGGCGGACAAAGCTACCTCCGCTACAACTGGATCACCGGCAATACTTATAAGTTCCTGCTTAAAGGTGTTCCCGATGGACCGGAACACACGATATATACCGCATGGTTTTTCGCGCCTGAAAAAAACAACTGGCAACTCATCGCGTCATTCCGTCGCCCGAAGAAAAGTACTTACCTGACCCGGTTCCATTCTTTCCTCGAGAATTTTAGTCCCGACCAGGGCGATAAAGAAAGAAAAGTCGAATTCAACAACCAATGGATCCGCGACAACAAGGGCCAATGGCACGAACTCACCCATGCCCGCTTTACCGGCGACAACACTGCCCGCAAAGGATACAGGATGGACTATGGCGGCGGGGTGGCAGGAAATGTTTTTTTCCTGAGAAACTGTGGTTTTTTCACGGATAACACCGCGTTGGATGCCTCGTTTTCGAGGAAGGCAGGAGGGAAGAAGCCGGTGGGGTTGCCGGAGTAG
- the pgk gene encoding phosphoglycerate kinase: MSQFSQHNFSGQKALIRVDFNVPLDKATQAITDDTRMKAAIPTIQKILKDGGSVILMSHLGRPKEGPEEKYSLKHLVKHLSELLGGTTVLFANDCIGEQAYLTADMMKPGEVLLLENLRFYKEEEKGDASFAEKLSKLGDVYVNDAFGTAHRAHASTAVIAQFFPKEKRMFGFVMEGEVNSAEKVLHAAEKPFTAIIGGAKVSDKILIIENLLERATDIIIGGGMAYTFMKAQGGKIGKSLCEDDRLQTASDLLENAKAKGVNIHLPADSVIADNFAADANTQTAASNEIPDGWMGLDVGPEAAKAFAEVILRSKTILWNGPMGVFEMEKFQKGTKAIADAVAEATEKGAFSLVGGGDSVAAVNQFGYTEKVSYVSTGGGAMLEYFEGKELPGIAAVKA, encoded by the coding sequence ATGAGCCAATTCTCCCAACATAATTTCTCCGGACAAAAAGCATTGATCCGCGTTGATTTCAACGTGCCACTGGATAAAGCCACACAAGCCATCACCGATGATACGCGCATGAAGGCTGCCATTCCCACCATTCAGAAAATTCTGAAAGACGGTGGCAGCGTGATCCTGATGAGCCATCTCGGTCGCCCGAAAGAAGGACCCGAAGAAAAATATTCCCTGAAACATCTTGTAAAGCACCTCAGCGAACTGCTCGGTGGCACAACAGTATTGTTCGCAAACGACTGTATTGGCGAGCAGGCCTATCTTACCGCCGATATGATGAAGCCGGGTGAGGTATTGCTGCTTGAAAACCTGCGTTTTTACAAAGAAGAAGAGAAAGGCGATGCCTCTTTCGCGGAGAAACTCAGCAAACTGGGCGATGTATATGTGAACGATGCTTTCGGTACCGCGCACCGGGCCCATGCCTCCACCGCGGTAATCGCGCAGTTCTTCCCCAAAGAAAAAAGGATGTTCGGTTTCGTGATGGAAGGTGAAGTGAACAGCGCCGAAAAAGTGCTCCATGCGGCTGAAAAGCCATTTACCGCTATCATCGGCGGCGCTAAAGTCTCCGATAAAATACTCATCATCGAGAACCTGCTCGAACGTGCTACCGACATCATCATCGGCGGCGGAATGGCCTACACTTTCATGAAGGCCCAGGGCGGGAAAATCGGTAAATCGCTTTGTGAAGACGACCGCCTGCAAACCGCGTCCGACCTCCTGGAGAACGCGAAGGCCAAAGGCGTGAACATCCATCTGCCCGCAGACTCCGTGATTGCCGATAATTTCGCTGCCGACGCCAACACGCAAACCGCGGCCAGCAATGAAATTCCTGATGGCTGGATGGGGCTTGATGTTGGTCCCGAAGCCGCAAAAGCTTTCGCTGAAGTGATCCTTCGTTCCAAAACCATTCTCTGGAATGGTCCGATGGGCGTGTTTGAAATGGAAAAGTTCCAGAAAGGTACCAAAGCCATTGCAGATGCAGTGGCCGAAGCCACCGAAAAAGGTGCTTTCTCCCTGGTGGGTGGCGGCGATTCCGTTGCGGCCGTGAACCAGTTCGGTTATACTGAAAAAGTAAGTTATGTGTCCACCGGTGGTGGCGCTATGCTGGAATATTTTGAAGGGAAGGAATTGCCGGGTATTGCGGCTGTGAAAGCGTAG
- the gap gene encoding type I glyceraldehyde-3-phosphate dehydrogenase, with the protein MSKVKVAINGFGRIGRLAYRQIYNMEGIDVVAINDLTSPKVLAHLLKYDTAQGRFDADVTNSDSSISVNGDEIKIYAQKDPAQIPWGQHDVDVVLECTGFFTDKDKAAAHLTAGAKRVVISAPATGDLKTIVFNVNHSILDGSETIISCASCTTNCLAPMAKVLNDQFGIEAGSMTTIHAYTNDQNTLDAPHAKGDLRRARAAAANIVPNSTGAAKAIGLVLPELKGKLDGGAQRVPTITGSVTELTAILGKKVTAEEVNAAMKAASNESFGYTEDEIVSSDVIGTTFGSLFDGTQTKVVTVGDKQLVKTVSWYDNEMSYVSQLVRTVKFFAGLISK; encoded by the coding sequence ATGAGCAAAGTAAAAGTTGCGATCAACGGTTTCGGAAGAATAGGAAGACTGGCTTACCGTCAGATCTACAACATGGAAGGTATTGATGTTGTTGCCATCAACGACCTTACCAGTCCGAAAGTGCTGGCGCACCTCCTCAAATACGATACAGCCCAGGGCCGTTTCGACGCAGATGTTACCAACTCCGACAGCTCCATCTCCGTAAACGGTGATGAGATCAAAATATACGCACAGAAAGATCCCGCACAAATTCCCTGGGGACAGCACGATGTTGATGTAGTGCTGGAATGTACCGGGTTCTTCACCGATAAAGACAAAGCCGCCGCGCACCTGACCGCCGGCGCTAAACGCGTGGTGATTTCCGCCCCCGCTACCGGTGACCTGAAGACCATCGTTTTCAACGTGAACCACAGCATCCTCGATGGTTCTGAAACCATCATTTCCTGCGCTTCCTGCACCACCAACTGTTTGGCGCCAATGGCCAAAGTACTGAACGACCAGTTCGGTATCGAAGCAGGCAGCATGACCACCATCCACGCTTATACCAACGACCAGAATACACTGGACGCGCCACACGCGAAAGGCGATCTTCGTCGCGCACGTGCTGCCGCAGCCAACATCGTTCCCAACTCTACAGGTGCCGCCAAAGCTATCGGCCTGGTACTGCCCGAACTGAAAGGTAAACTGGACGGCGGCGCACAACGCGTTCCCACCATCACCGGTTCCGTAACAGAACTTACCGCCATCCTCGGCAAAAAAGTAACCGCGGAAGAAGTGAACGCAGCCATGAAAGCCGCTTCCAACGAAAGCTTCGGTTACACTGAAGACGAAATCGTGAGCAGCGACGTGATCGGCACCACCTTCGGATCCCTGTTTGATGGTACTCAAACCAAAGTGGTGACCGTAGGCGATAAGCAACTGGTGAAAACAGTTTCCTGGTACGACAACGAAATGAGCTATGTTTCCCAACTCGTGCGCACCGTGAAATTCTTCGCCGGACTCATCAGCAAATAA
- a CDS encoding DinB family protein produces MSGTSTTVANRLREVFLNGHFIANTNYREQLQDLNWMQATQKTGNFNTIAALTYHINYYMAGILDAFETGKLTISDKYSFDLPPIQAEQDWQHLVVTLLSNAEKLADAIEKMTADKLSQPFFDEKYGTYQRNMEAVIEHSYYHLAQIVLLKKIVADSHQ; encoded by the coding sequence ATGTCAGGCACCTCCACCACCGTTGCTAACCGCCTTCGCGAAGTCTTCCTGAATGGACATTTCATCGCAAACACCAATTACCGTGAACAACTCCAGGACCTGAATTGGATGCAGGCAACGCAGAAAACAGGCAACTTCAATACTATTGCCGCCCTCACCTACCACATCAACTATTACATGGCCGGAATCCTGGACGCATTTGAGACCGGTAAACTCACCATCAGCGACAAATACAGTTTTGACCTTCCCCCTATCCAGGCTGAACAGGATTGGCAGCACCTCGTAGTGACACTTCTCAGCAATGCGGAAAAACTTGCGGACGCTATTGAAAAGATGACAGCAGACAAGTTGAGCCAGCCTTTCTTCGATGAAAAATACGGAACCTATCAAAGAAACATGGAGGCCGTGATTGAACACAGCTATTACCATCTGGCCCAAATCGTACTGCTTAAAAAAATAGTTGCGGATTCCCATCAGTGA
- a CDS encoding AraC family transcriptional regulator — protein MNAINSLSEFHRLLSLPEPRHPLVSVINLAESVFLEDDIWKGFVNRFYCVALKREAKGKIRYGQQHYDYDKGVLSFTAPNQVQQLDLQNMECGSGYLLIFHPDFLLQHTLAGNIHHYGFFDYAVNEALHLSAEEEEDLITILHKIDKECRHIDKHTQEIILTHIESLLKYANRFYERQFLTRKNNNSALLTRFEQLINDYFNSDAQGLLTVQHIAAQLNLSPNYLSDLLRVHTGKNTQQHIHEKLIEKAKEKLSTTSLSVSEIAYALGFEHAQSFSTLFKKKTNLSPLEFRQGFN, from the coding sequence ATGAACGCCATCAACTCTCTATCAGAATTTCACCGGCTGCTGTCTTTGCCCGAACCCCGCCACCCATTAGTGAGCGTGATCAATCTGGCGGAAAGTGTTTTTTTAGAAGACGACATCTGGAAAGGTTTCGTTAACCGCTTTTATTGCGTGGCCCTTAAACGGGAAGCCAAAGGCAAGATCAGGTACGGGCAGCAGCATTACGATTATGATAAAGGCGTACTGAGTTTTACGGCGCCCAACCAGGTGCAGCAACTGGACCTGCAAAATATGGAATGCGGGTCCGGTTACCTGCTCATCTTTCACCCCGACTTCCTGTTGCAGCATACGCTGGCGGGCAACATCCATCACTACGGTTTTTTCGACTACGCGGTGAATGAAGCGCTGCACCTGTCGGCTGAGGAAGAAGAGGACCTGATCACGATCCTCCATAAAATTGACAAGGAATGCCGGCATATTGATAAGCACACCCAGGAGATCATCCTGACGCATATTGAGAGCCTGCTGAAATACGCCAACCGTTTCTACGAGCGACAATTTCTGACACGAAAGAACAACAATTCAGCTTTGCTGACCAGGTTCGAACAACTGATCAATGACTACTTTAACAGTGATGCTCAAGGTTTGCTTACCGTGCAGCATATCGCCGCGCAGCTGAATTTGTCGCCGAACTACCTGAGCGACTTGCTACGGGTGCACACCGGGAAAAACACACAGCAGCATATTCATGAAAAACTGATTGAAAAGGCCAAGGAAAAACTTTCCACCACCAGTCTTTCGGTCAGTGAGATCGCTTATGCTCTCGGCTTTGAACATGCGCAATCATTCAGCACACTTTTCAAAAAGAAGACGAATTTATCGCCGCTGGAATTTCGGCAGGGATTTAACTGA
- a CDS encoding aldo/keto reductase: protein MKIKQIALGSQGLVVPMIGLGCMGMTGFEEGHMYGPADEQEAIATIHCSLELGGNFLDTADLYGPLKNEQLIAKAISGKRDQYILATKFGWEIDDNNKVTWAINGKKDYVKKALERSLRNLNTDYIDLYYLHRLDKNTPIEETVEAMADLVKEGKIGYIGLSEVSAETVKRAHAVHPVTAIQSEYSLFERTVEERGVLATLKELGIGFVAYSPLGRGFLSGQIKNINDLPENDFRRAIPRFQGEMFDKNIELVKAIEAMAEAKHVTSSQLALAWIMSKGILPIPGTKRRKYLEQNLASTSIVLTDADLSQLESIVPLGTDTGAPYDEFSMGLID from the coding sequence ATGAAAATAAAACAAATCGCATTGGGCAGCCAGGGATTGGTGGTACCAATGATCGGCCTGGGTTGTATGGGCATGACAGGCTTTGAAGAAGGACACATGTATGGTCCTGCCGATGAGCAGGAAGCCATCGCGACCATTCATTGTTCACTTGAACTGGGCGGCAATTTTTTGGATACCGCAGACTTGTACGGGCCGCTGAAAAACGAGCAACTCATTGCAAAGGCGATCAGTGGTAAACGCGATCAGTATATTTTGGCCACCAAGTTTGGGTGGGAAATTGATGACAACAACAAAGTAACCTGGGCCATCAATGGCAAAAAGGATTATGTAAAGAAAGCTTTAGAGCGTTCGCTCAGAAACCTCAATACCGATTACATCGATCTATACTACCTGCATCGCCTGGATAAAAATACACCGATCGAGGAAACTGTTGAAGCGATGGCTGATTTGGTGAAAGAAGGCAAAATAGGATATATCGGTCTGTCGGAAGTGTCGGCTGAAACGGTGAAGCGGGCGCATGCCGTGCATCCTGTCACTGCGATACAAAGCGAGTACTCCTTATTTGAACGCACCGTGGAAGAGCGTGGCGTGTTGGCTACATTAAAAGAACTGGGCATCGGATTTGTGGCTTACTCGCCTTTGGGCCGTGGATTTTTATCGGGACAGATCAAAAACATCAATGACCTTCCGGAGAACGATTTCCGCAGGGCCATCCCGCGTTTCCAGGGTGAAATGTTCGATAAGAATATTGAATTGGTTAAGGCAATCGAAGCCATGGCTGAAGCAAAGCACGTCACGTCTTCTCAACTGGCGTTGGCCTGGATCATGAGCAAGGGTATTTTACCGATCCCTGGAACGAAACGCAGAAAGTACCTGGAGCAAAACCTCGCCTCAACTTCCATTGTGTTAACGGATGCGGACCTTTCGCAACTGGAAAGCATCGTGCCGTTGGGTACGGACACGGGTGCGCCTTATGATGAATTCAGCATGGGCTTAATTGATTAA